TTTGTGGACGCAAATTCGAGAATTGTGTGTCCAAATAAGATGGATAAAATGCCTCTAATCTTAATTCGGTGGGGAAAAGTACGTTATTGAATTCGTAACCTATGTGAGGATTGCTACCACCGACGAGTACCCGGCCATCCCGAAGCAAAATTGCCGTTGAGTGGTACATCCGGGGAATAGTTGTCGGGTTTTGTAACTCGAACCGTGAACCCAGCTTGCTGTTGGACCGGTAAATAACCGGATTCAAGACCGGGTTTCGCCCGTATTCCCATCCAGCTGTCCCAGCCGCTGCGCCGTTGATTATCAAGACGTTGCCGTTTGGAAGTAAAATCATGTCACCCATGACTCTGGCCTGAGGCATTGTCTCCATCACCCACTGTGGATTCTTGTCGGTGATCTTGATGCGTGCACAGGTATTCAATGCGCCGACGAAGTTTCCTTTTCCGGCCTGGGTATAAGACCCTTTGGGAGCTCCACCACAAACCAAAACTTCAGCTTCAACAAACTGCGCTTGCAGATTCTTGAGTGGAAGCAACACTGCCGATCCGGTGCTCGGATAACATCTCGGATCGCCGCCCGGTATTTCCGGATACGTCTTCACGATCTTGTTTCTTGCATAGTCCAATAAAACAGCTCGATTGTTCGAGAAGATGAATAAATTCCCATCAACgttaagaaaaacaaatgggTACAGATTGTTCTCTATGTTTGCGTCGTTGGTTTGCGCCAGAAATGGCAGACTATATGTATTTGATGCGCTGCTGGTCTTGGGATAAAATTCATAGTTGAACTGCCTTCTCCCGCCGATGACGATCTGGCGTCCATCTGGCAGAATATGATTAGTGGCATACCATCGCCGAGCTGCTAGGCCGTTGCCTATCTCTTCCCAGTCACAGCCACTGCAGGGCTTGAATATTCTGACTTTACGTTCCCCGTCATTGAATCCGCCGGTTTGGATCAGACGGCCATCGGGCGCGACAGAGCCAGAGGAGCACCAAACGTCTGTTTGGACGAATAGTGCTCGAAAAGAATTGGAGGCGACGTCGTATTCAACCGAGTGTGCAGTGCAGTCGATTTTCAGCGCCGTTTCATCCGGGTCGTTGCGGCATTTACCGTTGGGTAATGATAGATTAGACCTACCGAAGTCGGTGCGGTCGAAAATGATCACACGGTCGTTGTTGAGGAGTTGCATGTGCATGGCTGTAATGCCAATGTTCCTTTGCAAGAGCTGCCACCGGCCACCGGAGGCTTTGGTAAGATTTGGTCTGGCAGACAGGAGGACCAGATGCCAGAAGAGGAAGGAAAGCATCCCACCTAGTTTCATCACAGCGGTGCAGCGGGTGACTCGGGATGCTTATTGCTCTTACTTTAAATACTCGaggaggtgagagagagaggtgcagACTCTGCAATGGGTGTTTCAGAATGTCTTGCTTTTAAATCCTCGtggacgagaaagagagagagagagagagagaggtgctGGTGCAGACTGTGCTGAACTGGGTGCCTCATCTCTTGCTTTTAAATCCTcgtggaagagagagaaataggaagagagagatcagaggTTCGATCTTACACGCATGTCTACGTATGGGGTCGAACTCGGGCAATTGAAAAAGACTGTATTTTAgtctttattgttttttttctctttttgtgttggtatttttttatttttggaccaCAACTATTTATCTTCAATAATGTACCCCCGGTAGTAGTTTTTCACAGACGGAAGTTAAGGTTTTCTAAAAGCACAAACGCGCGTACGTACGAGTCGTGACTGTGGGTCAAAATGCATGTTCTTTGATAAGTAATTTGAAATGGAGATCGAACGAGTTGGTGAAGTACAGGCTACAGCTTGTCTACTTTCGTTTCCATTTTGGTCAATAAGTAATAAAATGGCCAGCAGAACGGACTTAGAATTATTAGTTGGGTTCGTGTTAAATGTAGCATGCATACTAACAATAGCCTCAACAGTCGTCTTCTTAACCTTTAAGATAAGAATTCAATTAACCATTTCatcaaagataaatattaagAGCCATGACCATTAAATGCTTCTATCTTCTCATTACGGATTCGGGTCATATTTGGTGGGACGACTAAGAAATCCCTAGCTCCTTCCATTATCTATTCAAGAAGGTTAATTAAAAtctaatcataatttaatacaGTGGATATTTTCATGTGTAAACATAATTCTTATGAGAAGTTTTCCCATTAATTATATGGTTAAGGGCCCGGCGCCAATATTTGATCGATCTTTGTGTGTACAATAATCcataaaacatgcatgtttCAGTGGTAAGCCAACTTTGACTAAGGGTGAGCACCGACTTAGTCAAATCtaactccgacttcgactttCACGAAATTTAAATCTAAACTCCGACTTGTAAATCCGACTTTGACTctggagcggagtcggatttgtCTTTCAGCTTTGGACTTTTcttttttagcttcatatttagctcacttaaaaaaaaaaaaaaattgtggactttcaaacatcaatttttaaaaaaattgaaaattgaaaactaaaactaaatcattcattgttaatttacttttatattaatatctaacttatttttatacaagacatacactatagtgtctaatatatgttatcatactatagtattacatattatttttagtatctaattatatgttattatactatagtattacatgttatttgcGACTATTTTTGTCGCAAATAGTCGttatcatcacaaataatccATCTCAAATGCTTGTTATTTTTATAGTGTTaattctatacttgattatgtatggtagtaataatataatatttacatatactaaactatcattaatctatttatattatagtataaatatattattttataatatttagctcatactagtatattattgaatttaactatataagttctaattatataactatataattatactagtatatatgacaaatacatatttttataacatatatacaatatcgGAGTTAGAGGGTAAAGTCGGAGTGGTCCAGAGACACCTCCAactgaaaaactaaaaaagaaatccgactccgactctgttTTATCAGAGTcaaatttttgctcagccctaactTTGATAAGCATCTCGATCacattgtatatatatgtcCAGAGTTAGAAATTTCACTTTGCATAAAGATCTCTTTGTTGCTATCTCTAGGACTCAACATGTTACAATGTTAGATTATTTGTGATTATGAAGATTAAATATGTGCAAGCTAGGAATCAATTCGATCAAAATTTTGGATACCTTTGtcacaaaaagaagaaggaagtataaatattatgtcTAACATTCTTAAATACCTATCAAATTAAGTTTTTGTGAGtaaaaagatgatgaatttagaatataaaaagagGAAACTTGGAAAATGGTAGCTAGCCAGCTCATCTGCTCATGCATGAGCAATCTACGATTAATTTCGCTGCTAGTTATGGGCGGCGAGAGTTCCAGCACACCACCCACCAAATAAAATTAGCTTTCATGATATGGAAAGAGAAAGTTAATTAGTTGGTAACTGGGTTATggtctctctctttcatttaatgagcattttcttttaatagaagagaaatattttaactataaatagattacacaaaaataattttataaattgatgtgattggatgtaatttattatattgtaaaattatttttattataaaataaattgaggcATCTAGCTAGATTATAGTCTCCCTTTTATTTAATgagtattttccttaaatagAAGAGAAATACTTTTAGCTGTGCCCCCACGTACTGCTTGTAATCTGATTCTAATTGAGTTCCCTAAAGTCCATCTTGGTCGGTTAGCTGATTCGAAAGTTCCTCTGAGAGGTTAGGTGggatttggataataaaatgataattttaaatgaaaattgaaagttgaaattaattaaaaaaattattaaaatatattttttaatattattattgttttaaaattttaaaaaattaaattatttattatattttaaataaaattttaaaaaaattataataataagataatttaaacactttatAACCATGATTCTGATTGATTGACGCCAAGTGCAAGAAAAGGGGTCTGATTCTGGGCATGCGGAGACATGCCAGCAGAGAGACCATTCtccaaaggaaaataatttacatctaatattttttacaatattttatataattatattttaaataaaaaatattttataaaaataacatctttttataaaaatattcttattttataatattactatataatatgtcgtatatatatcattactcttcttCAAACTCAAATAGTATCTAATTGCCTTTTTCATCTCACTCATTCTTTATGTATTTGTGTACTGTATAGTCggtgaaccttttttttttttttaatgcaattaaatattattacaacttttaagTTTGAGCACAACAGGTTAAAAGGTATGTGCTAGCTAGGAGTTATGATGTTGTTTCGTTGGTGTGTTTGGGGGTGGTCGTTTTGCTGTGTCTAGTTATGAATGCACTTGTAACTTGTGctttaaattattttggcaGTGCTTCTGATATGATTTGCTTTCTTTTCATCATTGGCTAAGACTTGCCTGAGTTGCCCTACTCTGGCTGAAAGGTCGACAAATGgttaatttttataacatgATGTTCTTTATTGTTGTCATATTCCCATATGCccagttcattttatttctttgtgttTTCTCCTGCACCATcacccacagagagagagagagagagttgaaatggtaaaaacaaagaaaaaaataacctttcccctcttgaaataattgtttCTATATTAAATTAGGTGGTGGGCTCGATCATGTTAGTTCCTTAATGTATAATGTGGGTCAACCTTGATCTAGTCATTGGAGCATCCAAGAACATATTCGACTGAGGCCCCATCATCCTGGCTAGGCCACGCTATTCAATTGCATTTTAATGTAAATAAATGTTAAGATACGACCCGAATAAATGGTTGGTGGGATAAACAGAAAAacgtaaataaattattctttttctctgtgtaaagaaaatatcaataagtaaatcattaatcatgcattGTTAGGCCGTACGATATTCTACTGCTCGTTCAATTATTAATGAAGGACTTGGTTATTGGTATATGAGTTCTGTTACGTacagttattttttacattttttttttacactttattaatgtaattagttaaaatatttattttatattaaaaataatgatacaatcaatcatattaataaaatgtaaaaaaaatatgtgactacacataatatttttgttctcatatatatatttggctcGTCCATTATATATTTCCATACACTAGTAGGTGATAGTTGACCAGTCACTAATAACCTGGCAAGTTTGACTGTTTCATTTCGAATAACTAATGATCATCTGGTCActctaataatataaattgtatAATAGTAACGAGTGattacaaaataatttagtttatggtttaatttattgtttttgtgttatatataactaatttatGGATGGCCGCGGGTTTaatccattgagaaatgcttcTAATTTTTATCATGAGTATCATCTTGAATCATGGCATTTGATGATAATTTGTTCATTTTAAGGGactttttatttgattaatttatttataaaactaatattgaAAATGTTTCACATGATCAGTTTGTGTGATTCATgggaaatgaaaaaattactaaaaataaagGGTAGCATTAGTCTATATTACTGCTGAATAAGCTTTATCATGAAAGCGTTTTCGCAAGTGACATTAGTTTGAAGTACATAATTAGATGTTGGCAACATGATAACTAACTTGATTTTTCGacgttactatatatataattgacatACA
This genomic interval from Juglans microcarpa x Juglans regia isolate MS1-56 chromosome 4D, Jm3101_v1.0, whole genome shotgun sequence contains the following:
- the LOC121260053 gene encoding aldehyde oxidase GLOX1-like, encoding MKLGGMLSFLFWHLVLLSARPNLTKASGGRWQLLQRNIGITAMHMQLLNNDRVIIFDRTDFGRSNLSLPNGKCRNDPDETALKIDCTAHSVEYDVASNSFRALFVQTDVWCSSGSVAPDGRLIQTGGFNDGERKVRIFKPCSGCDWEEIGNGLAARRWYATNHILPDGRQIVIGGRRQFNYEFYPKTSSASNTYSLPFLAQTNDANIENNLYPFVFLNVDGNLFIFSNNRAVLLDYARNKIVKTYPEIPGGDPRCYPSTGSAVLLPLKNLQAQFVEAEVLVCGGAPKGSYTQAGKGNFVGALNTCARIKITDKNPQWVMETMPQARVMGDMILLPNGNVLIINGAAAGTAGWEYGRNPVLNPVIYRSNSKLGSRFELQNPTTIPRMYHSTAILLRDGRVLVGGSNPHIGYEFNNVLFPTELRLEAFYPSYLDTQFSNLRPQILSPTSQAKLKHGQKIEVRFSVAGNLAQNLVSVTMVAPSFTTHSFSMNQRLLVLGAEKVTTLGNSRYEVRVTTPGSAYLAPSGYYLFFVVHQDIPSQGIWVQI